A part of Dasypus novemcinctus isolate mDasNov1 chromosome 5, mDasNov1.1.hap2, whole genome shotgun sequence genomic DNA contains:
- the PLEKHA8 gene encoding pleckstrin homology domain-containing family A member 8 isoform X2 encodes MEGVLYKWTNYLSGWQPRWFLLCGGILSYYDSPEDAWKGCKGSIQMAVCEIQVHSVDNTRMDLIIPGEQYFYLKARSVAERQRWLVALGSAKACLTDSRTQKEKEFAENTENLKTKMSELRLYCDLLVQQVAKTKEVTTTGASNSEEGIDVGSLLKSTCSTFLKTLDECMQIANAAFSSELLYRTPPGSPQLAMLKSNKMKHPVVPIHNSLERQIELNNCENGSLNLEINDNEEILTINKSPLFLKSAERNYSISSEENIDDNITVQVEITKEGGERNLENHDGNLAQSILNSSNNSPESHWEEGKEVIPTFFSTMNTSFSDIELLEDSGIPTEAFLASCYAVVPVLDKLGPTVFAPVKMDLVGNIKKVNQKYITNKEEFTTLQKIVLHEVEADVAQVRNSATEALLWLKRGLKFLKGFLTEVKNGEKDIQTALISFLGSTGS; translated from the exons GTTGGCAGCCTCGATGGTTCCTTCTCTGTGGGGGGATATTATCCTATTATGATTCTCCTGAAGATGCTTGGAAAGGTTGCAAAGGGAGCATCCAAATGGCGGTCTGTGAAATTCAAG TTCATTCTGTAGATAACACACGCATGGACCTGATAATCCCGGGGGAACAATATTTCTACCTGAAGGCCAGAAGTGTGGCTGAGAGACAGCGGTGGCTGGTAGCCCTTGGATCAGCCAAGGCCTGCCTGACTGACAGTAGGACCCAAAAGGAGAAAG AGTTTGCTGAAAACACTGAAAACCTGAAAACCAAAATGTCAGAACTAAGACTCTACTGTGACCTCCTTGTTCAGCAAGTAGCTAAAACAAAAGAAGTGACCACAACTGGTGCATCCAACTCTGAG GAGGGAATTGATGTGGGATCTCTGCTGAAATCAACCTGTAGTACTTTTCTGAAGACCTTGGACGAATGCATGCAGATTGCAAATGCAGCCTTCAGCTCCGAGCTGCTCTATCGTACTCCCCCGGGATCACCGCAGCTGGCCATGCTCAAATCCAACAAG ATGAAACACCCTGTTGTACCGATTCATAATTCATTGGAAAG gcAAATAGAGTTGAACAATTGTGAAAATGGATCTTTAAATTTGGAGATAAATGATAATGAAGAAATCCTAACAATAAACAAGAGCCCCTTGTTTTTGAAATCTGCAGAGAGAAACTATAGCATATCAAGTGAAGAAAATATAGATGATAATATAacag TCCAAGTTGAAATAACAAAGGAAGGTGGAGAAAGAAACCTGGAAAATCATGATGGTAACTTGGCACAGTCTATACTGAACTCTTCAAATAATTCTCCAGAATCCCACTGGGAAGAAGGCAAAGAAGTTATCCCTACTTTCTTTAGTACTATGAACACCAG CTTTAGTGACATTGAACTGCTGGAAGACAGTGGCATTCCCACAGAAGCATTCTTGGCATCATGTTATGCTGTGGTTCCAGTATTag ACAAACTTGGCCCAACAGTGTTTGCCCCTGTTAAAATGGATCTGGTTGGAAATATTAAG AAAGTAAATCAGAAGTATATAACTAACAAGGAAGAGTTTACCACCCTTCAGAAGATAGTGCTGCATGAAGTGGAGGCGGATGTAGCCCAGGTTAGGAACTCGGCTACAGAAGCCCTCTTGTGGCTGAAGAG aggTCTCAAATTTTTGAAAGGATTTTTGACAGAagtgaaaaatggagaaaaggatATCCAGACAGCCTTGA